One genomic window of Salvia miltiorrhiza cultivar Shanhuang (shh) chromosome 4, IMPLAD_Smil_shh, whole genome shotgun sequence includes the following:
- the LOC131019849 gene encoding uncharacterized protein LOC131019849 isoform X1: MTIIGRSIRRGSAGATRGGGSSSTSVARGGASSASSAHPASSDVHVEEDSVEDVEFSNSHTSDIVVDGKIAMPISRTGVVGSHKKMSSVITTSFKKVKNPNGFNWKLTPNNIKKLYFDEFKKVYTWPEKFENQVYKKWSQRAAMRYSDFVHNMKLKRDDAVEGGGMPGYIDEDAWKDLCEYWDTESVKAKSEKARQCKLSEPDGPGTGIVKHKGGSKSVEDIAQELAAAKGVPVSSVIYDSFRALHVKKDGTYTDKKSERIDVEVQEIATEMGQSNPDTPVDMNKIYLDVLGGGLDKKQRLFGTGSLALTLKTNISGESSTSAMSDIDKEQYATRLGDVEEQLQEERKRTSRLEEQVKVAMEIIKQLQGQSSSATSHPDPPSHVP, from the exons ATGACCATCATAGGACGTTCCATTAGGCGTGGCAGTGCGGGTGCTACGCGTGGTGGTGGTAGCAGTAGTACTAGTGTTGCACGTGGTGGGGCTAGTAGCGCATCCTCAGCACACCCAGCATCATCAGATGTCCATGTGGAGGAGGACTCCGTCGAGGATGTAGAATTTTCCAACTCTCATACGTCAGATATAGTGGTTGATGGGAAGATCGCGATGCCAATATCACGTACTGG GGTGGTAGGATCACACAAGAAGATGTCTAGTGTGATTACCACATCTTTCAAGAAAGTGAAGAATCCAAATGGCTTTAATTGGAAATTAACTCCCAACAACATCAAAAAATTGTACTTTGATGAATTCAAA AAAGTGTACACATGGCCTGAAAAGTTTGAGAATCAAGTCTACAAAAAATGGTCTCAAAGGGCAGCCATGAGGTATAGCGACTTCGTGCACAACATGAAGTTAAAGAGGGATGATGCAGTTGAGGGAGGAGGTATGCCTGGATACATTGACGAGGATGCATGGAAGGACCTTTGTGAATATTGGGATACCGAAAGTGTCAAAGCAAAGTCGGAAAAGGCAAGACAATGCAAGTTATCTGAACCTGATGGACCGGGCACCGGGATTGTCAAACATAAGGGTGGGTCAAAATCTGTTGAGGATATCGCTCAAGAGTTG GCTGCAGCGAAGGGAGTCCCAGTGTCGAGTGTGATATATGACTCTTTTCGAGCTTTACACGTGAAGAAGGATGGGACTTACACCGATAAGAAGTCTGAAAGAATCGAT gTGGAGGTACAAGAAATTGCTACAGAGATGGGCCAATCTAATCCTGATACGCCCGTGGATATGAACAAGATTTATCTAGATGTCTTGGGAGGCGGTTTAGATAAAAAGCAAAGATTGTTCGGCACAGGTAGTCTCGCATTGACCTTGAAGACCAATATATCGGGAGAGAGTAGTACTTCAGCTATGTCCGACATTGACAAAGAGCAGTATGCCACTCGCCTAGGAGATGTAGAGGAGCAGCTTCAAGAGGAGCGAAAAAGGACATCTCGATTAGAAGAACAGGTTAAAGTTGCGATGGAGATTATCAAGCAGTTGCAAGGGCAATCAAGCAGTGCCACTAGCCATCCAGATCCACCATCACATGTTCCATGA
- the LOC131019849 gene encoding uncharacterized protein LOC131019849 isoform X2, which translates to MTIIGRSIRRGSAGATRGGGSSSTSVARGGASSASSAHPASSDVHVEEDSVEDVEFSNSHTSDIVVDGKIAMPISRTGVVGSHKKMSSVITTSFKKVKNPNGFNWKLTPNNIKKLYFDEFKKVYTWPEKFENQVYKKWSQRAAMRYSDFVHNMKLKRDDAVEGGGMPGYIDEDAWKDLCEYWDTESVKAKSEKARQCKLSEPDGPGTGIVKHKGGSKSVEDIAQELVEVQEIATEMGQSNPDTPVDMNKIYLDVLGGGLDKKQRLFGTGSLALTLKTNISGESSTSAMSDIDKEQYATRLGDVEEQLQEERKRTSRLEEQVKVAMEIIKQLQGQSSSATSHPDPPSHVP; encoded by the exons ATGACCATCATAGGACGTTCCATTAGGCGTGGCAGTGCGGGTGCTACGCGTGGTGGTGGTAGCAGTAGTACTAGTGTTGCACGTGGTGGGGCTAGTAGCGCATCCTCAGCACACCCAGCATCATCAGATGTCCATGTGGAGGAGGACTCCGTCGAGGATGTAGAATTTTCCAACTCTCATACGTCAGATATAGTGGTTGATGGGAAGATCGCGATGCCAATATCACGTACTGG GGTGGTAGGATCACACAAGAAGATGTCTAGTGTGATTACCACATCTTTCAAGAAAGTGAAGAATCCAAATGGCTTTAATTGGAAATTAACTCCCAACAACATCAAAAAATTGTACTTTGATGAATTCAAA AAAGTGTACACATGGCCTGAAAAGTTTGAGAATCAAGTCTACAAAAAATGGTCTCAAAGGGCAGCCATGAGGTATAGCGACTTCGTGCACAACATGAAGTTAAAGAGGGATGATGCAGTTGAGGGAGGAGGTATGCCTGGATACATTGACGAGGATGCATGGAAGGACCTTTGTGAATATTGGGATACCGAAAGTGTCAAAGCAAAGTCGGAAAAGGCAAGACAATGCAAGTTATCTGAACCTGATGGACCGGGCACCGGGATTGTCAAACATAAGGGTGGGTCAAAATCTGTTGAGGATATCGCTCAAGAGTTG gTGGAGGTACAAGAAATTGCTACAGAGATGGGCCAATCTAATCCTGATACGCCCGTGGATATGAACAAGATTTATCTAGATGTCTTGGGAGGCGGTTTAGATAAAAAGCAAAGATTGTTCGGCACAGGTAGTCTCGCATTGACCTTGAAGACCAATATATCGGGAGAGAGTAGTACTTCAGCTATGTCCGACATTGACAAAGAGCAGTATGCCACTCGCCTAGGAGATGTAGAGGAGCAGCTTCAAGAGGAGCGAAAAAGGACATCTCGATTAGAAGAACAGGTTAAAGTTGCGATGGAGATTATCAAGCAGTTGCAAGGGCAATCAAGCAGTGCCACTAGCCATCCAGATCCACCATCACATGTTCCATGA
- the LOC131019849 gene encoding uncharacterized protein LOC131019849 isoform X3: protein MPISRTGVVGSHKKMSSVITTSFKKVKNPNGFNWKLTPNNIKKLYFDEFKKVYTWPEKFENQVYKKWSQRAAMRYSDFVHNMKLKRDDAVEGGGMPGYIDEDAWKDLCEYWDTESVKAKSEKARQCKLSEPDGPGTGIVKHKGGSKSVEDIAQELAAAKGVPVSSVIYDSFRALHVKKDGTYTDKKSERIDVEVQEIATEMGQSNPDTPVDMNKIYLDVLGGGLDKKQRLFGTGSLALTLKTNISGESSTSAMSDIDKEQYATRLGDVEEQLQEERKRTSRLEEQVKVAMEIIKQLQGQSSSATSHPDPPSHVP from the exons ATGCCAATATCACGTACTGG GGTGGTAGGATCACACAAGAAGATGTCTAGTGTGATTACCACATCTTTCAAGAAAGTGAAGAATCCAAATGGCTTTAATTGGAAATTAACTCCCAACAACATCAAAAAATTGTACTTTGATGAATTCAAA AAAGTGTACACATGGCCTGAAAAGTTTGAGAATCAAGTCTACAAAAAATGGTCTCAAAGGGCAGCCATGAGGTATAGCGACTTCGTGCACAACATGAAGTTAAAGAGGGATGATGCAGTTGAGGGAGGAGGTATGCCTGGATACATTGACGAGGATGCATGGAAGGACCTTTGTGAATATTGGGATACCGAAAGTGTCAAAGCAAAGTCGGAAAAGGCAAGACAATGCAAGTTATCTGAACCTGATGGACCGGGCACCGGGATTGTCAAACATAAGGGTGGGTCAAAATCTGTTGAGGATATCGCTCAAGAGTTG GCTGCAGCGAAGGGAGTCCCAGTGTCGAGTGTGATATATGACTCTTTTCGAGCTTTACACGTGAAGAAGGATGGGACTTACACCGATAAGAAGTCTGAAAGAATCGAT gTGGAGGTACAAGAAATTGCTACAGAGATGGGCCAATCTAATCCTGATACGCCCGTGGATATGAACAAGATTTATCTAGATGTCTTGGGAGGCGGTTTAGATAAAAAGCAAAGATTGTTCGGCACAGGTAGTCTCGCATTGACCTTGAAGACCAATATATCGGGAGAGAGTAGTACTTCAGCTATGTCCGACATTGACAAAGAGCAGTATGCCACTCGCCTAGGAGATGTAGAGGAGCAGCTTCAAGAGGAGCGAAAAAGGACATCTCGATTAGAAGAACAGGTTAAAGTTGCGATGGAGATTATCAAGCAGTTGCAAGGGCAATCAAGCAGTGCCACTAGCCATCCAGATCCACCATCACATGTTCCATGA